The Atlantibacter hermannii genomic interval CGATGTTTGTTTTCTTCAGCCTGATGACCAAATGCGGCGGAAAGCACCTCATGGTATTCCAGGGAAATCACATCCAGTACCAGGTTTTCAACCGTGGGATGCGTGGAGCGTAAAAGCGATTCCGTACAGCCGGTACATTCCTGCGCGCCAATCCAGACGACGGGTGGACGGGATGGCGATGCCAGTGCCTCAACCATCTCCGCAGATGCGTTACCCGTTAAACCCATCGTTGCCGACAACGCCGCACACAGCGTCATAAAGTCACGACGTGAAATACCATTATGATAAAAAGCGTTTTGTCCTTCGGACATGCTGTTCTCCCGAAAGCTTCTTCCCGAATACCCGGATGCAGGGAAGCGCTCTTCCCTGCAACGTGATGGATCACGGGCAGAAAGTCCTTGTTTTCGTTGTGGGCTATACAGTGAAACTTTTGATAAATATTTTTTTGACACTTATCAACGAAACTTTAATTCATTCATCAGCATCGCAAATATTGTGAGACTGAACGTTTCAGTTATTGCAAAACAGGCAGGGAGCGAGAAATAAAAAACGGAATCTTGCGCAAGATATAACCCGTAAGGGGTATCAGATAATAATATCCTGACAGTTGAGAAGAATTATTAACAACCAGCCCGCAAGCGGCTTGTTGCGGGCATTGATGATAACTTTGTTAAAACAAATTTAGCGGTTTTTAATAAATACGGCTTGCTATCCATCAATGAAAAATAAAGTCAAATCGCACAAGCTATATACACGGATTCTTAATTTCATATTTGCGTCGTTAAAATATGCATGAATTATCGTTAGCTCAGGGCGTTATTCAGTTACTGGAAGATCAAGCCGCTACCGGACATTTTCAGCGTATTACCCACGTCTGGTTGGATGTCGGCGCGCTGGCCTGTGTCGAGCTTTCCTCACTACAATTTGGTCTTGAGGTAGCGCGGCGCGGCACGGTCGCGTCAGACGCCCAGTTTCATATTGATATTGTACCGGCGCAGGGCTGGTGTTTTGCCTGCAACACCGCATTCCGCGCTGAACAGCATGCGTTACCCTGTCCGCACTGCGGCTCCTGGGAGATCCAAATTGATAAGGGCAACGCGATGCGCGTGCGCGAAATGGAGGTTGAATAATGTCTGGCGCGATCCCCGGCGTACAATTTCACATTCGTGGCAAAGTGCAGGGCGTCGGCTTCCGGCCTTTTGTCTGGCAGTTAGCCCGGCAGTTAAATCTGAAGGGTGATGTCTGCAATACTGGCAATGGCGTAGTGGTGCGTATTGCGGGCGGTGAAGACGATTTCGTGACGCGCCTGTATGCGCAATGCCCCCCGCTGGCGGCGATACACGCCGTGACGCGCAGTGAAATGGTCTGGGATAGCGCGCCCCAGGACTTCATCATCATTCAAAGCCAACAGTGCGCCATGGATACGCAAATTGTTCCGGATGCCGCTACCTGTCCGGCCTGCCTTGAAGAAATTAACACCCCCGGAAACCGGCGTTATCGTTATCCCTTCACCAACTGCACCCACTGCGGCCCCCGGCTCACCATCATTAAAGCGATGCCTTACGACCGCGCCTGTACCGTGATGGCGGCGTTTCCGCTCTGCCCGGACTGCGAACGCGAATACCGTAACCCGCTGGACCGCCGTTTCCACGCGCAACCACTGGCCTGCCCGGTTTGCGGCCCACAGCTGTTCTGGATACAGGGGGAAGAAACCCTGCATCGCGATTGCGCGCTGGAGGCCGCTGTGGCGGCGTTGCAACGGGGCGAAGTCGTTGCCATTAAAGGACTGGGCGGGATGCACCTGGCGGTGGATGCGCGCAGCGATCGTGCGGTAATGCGATTGCGCGAACGGAAACAACGGCCCACGAAACCGCTGGCGGTCATGCTGCCGGATGGCGCGGATTTACCTGACGCGGCGCTGTCCCTGTTACGTTCCCCCGCCGCGCCGGTGGTGTTGGTGGCGGCGCGCAGCGTTCCCGGCCTGAGTGCGTTTATCGCGCCCGGCCTTGGCGAAATCGGCGTTATGCTGCCCGCCAACCCCTTGCAGCACCTGTTGTTACAGGCGTTTGGCGCGCCGCTGGTTATGACCTCCGGCAATCTGAACGGCAGACCTCCCGCCATCACCAATCAACAGGCGCTGGACGAGCTGGCGGACATCGCCGACGGCTGGCTGCTGCATAACCGCGACATTAATCAACGCATGGACGATTCGGTGGTGCGCCAGAGCGGCGAAGTGATGCGCCGGGCCCGTGGCTATGTCCCTGACGCCATTGCATTGCCGCCGGGCTTTACGGCGCTGCCGCCCATACTGGCGGTGGGGGCCGATCTCAAAAATACCTTCTGTCTGTTGCGTGGCAACAGCGCCGTACTGAGCCAGCACCTTGGCGATCTCACTGAAGAACGCGTCCCGGCGCAGTGGCGTCTGGCGCTGAAAATGATGCGCGAGCTGTATGATTTCACCCCGACGCGGATCGTGGTGGATGCCCATCCGGCTTATCTCAGCAGCCAGATGGGCCGCGAAATGGACCCGTCGCCAGACGTGGTGTTGCATCACCACGCCCATGCCGCTGCCTGCCTGGCGGAACATCAATGGCCGCTGGACGGCGGCAAGGCGATCGCGCTGACGCTGGACGGCATCGGTTACGGCGCTGATGACCAGCTCTGGGGCGGAGAATGTCTGCTGGTGGATTACACCGATTGTGAACGGCTGGGAGGATTACCCGCGGTGGCGTTGCCCGGCGGCGACCTGGCGGCGCGTCAGCCGTGGCGTAATCTGCTGGCCCATTGGCTGACATTTGTCCCTGACTGGCAGCGCTATCCGGAAGCGGAAGGGTTGAAAACCCATCCCTGGGACGTACTGGCGCGGGCCATTACGCGGCAGTTAAATTCACCGCCAGCCTCGTCGGCCGGACGGCTGTTCGACGCGGTGGCCTGTGCGCTGGGTCTTGCGCCGAACACGCAAAGCTATGAGGGCGAAGCCGCCTGCGGACTGGAGGCGCTGGCGTTGCAGGCGGGGGAGACCGCGCATCCTGTGACGATGCCGTTCGACGGACAGGAACTGGGTTTGGCCACCTTCTGGCATCAGTGGCTGAACTGGCAAGCGCCCCAAAGCCGAGCGCGCCTTTGCATTTCACGATGCGCTGGTGCAAGGGTTTGCGGAGATGGCGCGCCATCACGCCAGGCAACGCGGCATTACAACCGTGGTGTTTTCCGGTGGTGTACTGCATAACCGGTTGCTGAAAGCGCGCTTCGCCCATCATCTGGCGGATTTTGATTTGCGCTTTCCGATGCAGTTGCCTGCCGGGGACGGCGCGGTGTCATTCGGTCAGGCGGTCGTCGCGGCGGCACGCTGGTTACGCGATCAGCCCTGATTTTGCAGCATCTTCGCCATATTGATGGCTTCAATAAGCTTCGCCCGGTTTATGCGGGGTGAATTGAGATCGAGCAGGCGCTGCCACTGAGTGATGGCTTCGGCGTAATCGGCATGCATAAAAGCATCTGAAGCGAGCAGCATGCGGGCCGT includes:
- the hyb0 gene encoding hydrogenase-2 small chain, giving the protein MSEGQNAFYHNGISRRDFMTLCAALSATMGLTGNASAEMVEALASPSRPPVVWIGAQECTGCTESLLRSTHPTVENLVLDVISLEYHEVLSAAFGHQAEENKHRALEQYKGKYVLVVDGSIPPERRRHLLHGGG
- the hypA_1 gene encoding hydrogenase nickel incorporation protein HypA family, whose amino-acid sequence is MHELSLAQGVIQLLEDQAATGHFQRITHVWLDVGALACVELSSLQFGLEVARRGTVASDAQFHIDIVPAQGWCFACNTAFRAEQHALPCPHCGSWEIQIDKGNAMRVREMEVE
- the hypF gene encoding hydrogenase maturation protein hypF; this encodes MSGAIPGVQFHIRGKVQGVGFRPFVWQLARQLNLKGDVCNTGNGVVVRIAGGEDDFVTRLYAQCPPLAAIHAVTRSEMVWDSAPQDFIIIQSQQCAMDTQIVPDAATCPACLEEINTPGNRRYRYPFTNCTHCGPRLTIIKAMPYDRACTVMAAFPLCPDCEREYRNPLDRRFHAQPLACPVCGPQLFWIQGEETLHRDCALEAAVAALQRGEVVAIKGLGGMHLAVDARSDRAVMRLRERKQRPTKPLAVMLPDGADLPDAALSLLRSPAAPVVLVAARSVPGLSAFIAPGLGEIGVMLPANPLQHLLLQAFGAPLVMTSGNLNGRPPAITNQQALDELADIADGWLLHNRDINQRMDDSVVRQSGEVMRRARGYVPDAIALPPGFTALPPILAVGADLKNTFCLLRGNSAVLSQHLGDLTEERVPAQWRLALKMMRELYDFTPTRIVVDAHPAYLSSQMGREMDPSPDVVLHHHAHAAACLAEHQWPLDGGKAIALTLDGIGYGADDQLWGGECLLVDYTDCERLGGLPAVALPGGDLAARQPWRNLLAHWLTFVPDWQRYPEAEGLKTHPWDVLARAITRQLNSPPASSAGRLFDAVACALGLAPNTQSYEGEAACGLEALALQAGETAHPVTMPFDGQELGLATFWHQWLNWQAPQSRARLCISRCAGARVCGDGAPSRQATRHYNRGVFRWCTA